In the Pecten maximus chromosome 5, xPecMax1.1, whole genome shotgun sequence genome, TGAGTATGGCTTGGCATTGCTCATCACTTTTGTTGCCATTATCAATTGAAAGTTAACATAACATTGTGTAATATTTCCTTTGgccattgtttttgtttagtcTATTTCCTGATGTTCCATAAACAAAGATTATTGATCACAGGATGTGATGCCCCCCTCCCCACTCCTCCAGACTCCCTATCAACCCTCCCCCTCCCCACTCCTCCAGACTCCCTATCAACCCTCCCCCTCCCCACTCCTCCAGACTGTCTATCCCTCATCCCCAACCCTCCATCCTCCCTGTCCCTCACCCCAACCCCCCCAATCCTCCAGACTCCCTGTCCCCTCCCAACTCTCCACTCCTTCAGATTCCCTGTCCCTCATCCCCAACCCCCCAATCCTCCAGACTCCCTATCCCTCATCCCCAACCCCCCAATCCTCAAGACTCTCTGTCCCCCATCCCCAACCCCCAATCCTCCAGACTCCCTGTCCCTCATCCCCAGCCCCCCAACCCTCCAGACTCCCTGTCCCTCATCCCCAACCCCCCAATCCTCCAGACTCCCTATCCCTCATCCCCAATCCTCCAGACTCCCTGTCCCTCATCCCCAACCCCCAATCCTCCAGACTCCCTGTCCCTCATCCCCAACTTCCAATCATCTAGACTCTCTGTCCCTCATCCCCAACCCCCAATCCTCCAGACTCTCTGTCCCTCATCCCCAACCCCCAATCCTCCAGACTCCCTGTCCCTCATCCCCAACCCCCAATCCTCCAGACTCCCTGTCCCTCATCCCCAGCCCCCCAACCCTCCAGACTCCCTGTCCCTCATCCCCAGCCCCCAACCCTCCAGGCTCCCTGTCCATCATCCAAAACCCCCAATCCTCCAGACTCTCTGTCCCTCATCCATAACCCCCAATCTTCCAGACTCTCTGTCCCTCATCCACAACCCCCAATCCTCCAGACTCTCTGTCCCTTATCCCCAGCCCCCCAATCCTCCAGACTCTCTGTCCCTCATCCCCAACCCCCCAATCCTCCAGACTCTCTGTCCCTCACCCCAACCCCCAATCCTCCAGACTCCCTGTCCCTTATCCCCAACCCCCCAATCCTCCAGACTCCCTGTCCCTCATCCCCAACCCCCAACCCTCCAGACTCCTTGTCCTTCATCCCCAACCCCCCAACCCTCCAGACTCCCTATCCCTCATCCCCAACCCCCAATCCTCCAGACTCCCTGTCCCCTCCCCTTTCTGCTTTGCTGGCAGACATGGGTGGTTATCATCCACTCAGGGGtataaatctatattgtatatcccAATCATTTGATATATCATGTCATAATCGTATCAGTTTGTTTCCACCCAAATATTGCTGGAACTTCACCATATCTACTTTGCTAGACTACACAGTGTCTAGGAAGAAGGGTAGGATGACTTGTTTGTGCCAAGTCTTATATTCAGATGGCTCCACTTTCCCCATTATAGTCTCAATTAAAAACTGCTGTAGAGAAAGTGTGGACAGAAGCAAGAGGGGCTTCTTTTGAAGCATTCATCTGGAGTCCAGAGGCCTTGGGTTCAAGTCTTGATCTATCTAGTTGCATGTATTCTTTCCTGTAAAAGCATAGCTGctgctcatttaaatatggaTGGAGGAGCAGAACTGGACTGCCAGGGTTGGTTGCCAGTCAGCCAAGCCCCAGTTTATCAATATTCGTTTATTGAAACAATAAGAATACATCATCAGATTAATGGAAAAAAATCTTGGTAAAGGAACTTTCCTGAATTTCtataatactgtaaaagtggagatTAGAGGTCTTATTACAATATTTTCCTTTGCAAAATTTTAacttaagaattttttttacatttatatgtaatatatgttaaCTTTTGGCCCTGCAGGTACATCTAGCTCAGTTGGCTAGTGTCCTACAGTTTGGAAGTTCTGAGTTCGAGTCCAGACTGGTTGTTGCATTGCACTTATGTTTTAATAGTTTTTTCATTGGTTATTGTTTGACCAATTCCAATAGATCCAACATCTTCAATATCTAATATCACCATGCTGAAGTAGATAGGGATTCTGACACTAAGGCTGGGTAAAATCCTTGGCTGGACTAGAGAGATAAAGATATTCATAAGATAATTATACAAGTCTCTTCATAGTCTTAATAGGTCTAGAAGGTGTTATGTTTAGGGTAAGGATTCCTGTAAATAATTACAAGATTTTGGGTGAAATGGTGAAGATGTCTTTGACTGGTATATAATGAGTCAGATTTTTACTGTAATAAATCAAACTGCTAATGACTGGGATACTTATCACAGACCTGGAGAAAGTCAAATAAACAGATGTCAACTAAGGCTGATCTGGGGATTAAGTCATCCTTGTAACAACTACAACCAGATTTATTACTGGGCCCCCTGCCTCTCCCCTTCCACCACACCCTCCTGGTATCACTGGGGCTCCCAAAGGGACCATTATTTTGGTATTGGTCATGCCTGCCATGTAATGTAGGCACCTGTTTTGAGTAATAACACACTAAATGTAGCAGttaagtatatacatatgttgttGAAAAGCCATAAGTCACAAATGTACTTATATTTTGATTGCAAATATTGTCTTTCTTAAATAAAGTATGCTGatgtttcacaaaaaaattGATAGTTTTGTAGACATTGATTATGTGTGATTGCCTATTATAATAAACaagatattttcaatttttggaAGAAAACCTGGAAAGTATTTCCTCTTTCTGGTATATAAGTCCCAT is a window encoding:
- the LOC117328310 gene encoding vegetative cell wall protein gp1-like — translated: MFHKQRLLITGCDAPLPTPPDSLSTLPLPTPPDSLSTLPLPTPPDCLSLIPNPPSSLSLTPTPPILQTPCPLPTLHSFRFPVPHPQPPNPPDSLSLIPNPPILKTLCPPSPTPNPPDSLSLIPSPPTLQTPCPSSPTPQSSRLPIPHPQSSRLPVPHPQPPILQTPCPSSPTSNHLDSLSLIPNPQSSRLSVPHPQPPILQTPCPSSPTPNPPDSLSLIPSPPTLQTPCPSSPAPNPPGSLSIIQNPQSSRLSVPHP